The proteins below are encoded in one region of Streptomyces roseirectus:
- a CDS encoding potassium/proton antiporter yields MRASASATHLVPHPPARQERNPPLTVHHLNQLLLVCSLVLLVAVAAVRISSRSGLPSLLVYLGIGVLMGQDGIGDIHFSNAEMTQVIGYAALVVILAEGGLGTKWKEIRPALPAASVLALGGVAVSVGVSASAAHYLVGLEWRQALIIGAVVSSTDAAAVFSVLRRIPLPARVTGTLEAESGFNDAPVVILVVAFSTAGPVEHWYVLLGEIALELAIGAAIGLAVGFAGAWGLRHVALPASGLYPIAVMAIAVTAYAAGAMAHGSGFLGVYLASMVLGNAKLPHWPATRGFAEGLGWIAQIGMFVLLGLLVTPHELGDDFLPALIIGLVLTMVARPLSVLLCLLPFRVPWQEQTLMSWAGLRGAVPIILATIPMVNGVDGNRRIFNIVFVLVVVYTLVQGPTLPWLARKLRLGDGSEATDLGIESAPLERLRGHLLSVAIPDGSRMHGVEVGELRLPAGAAVTLVVRDDTSFVPSPTTVLRHGDELLVVATDPVRDAAEKRLRAVGHGGKLAGWLGTGGTR; encoded by the coding sequence ATGCGTGCGTCGGCTTCCGCGACGCACCTGGTCCCCCACCCGCCCGCGCGCCAGGAAAGGAATCCGCCGCTGACCGTCCACCACCTCAACCAGCTCCTGCTCGTCTGCTCGCTCGTCCTGCTCGTCGCCGTCGCAGCCGTCCGGATCTCCTCGCGCAGCGGGCTTCCCAGCCTGCTCGTGTACCTGGGCATCGGCGTCCTCATGGGCCAGGACGGCATCGGCGACATCCACTTCAGCAACGCCGAGATGACCCAGGTCATCGGGTACGCGGCCCTGGTCGTGATCCTCGCCGAGGGCGGTCTGGGCACGAAGTGGAAGGAGATCAGGCCGGCCCTGCCGGCGGCGTCCGTGCTGGCGCTGGGCGGGGTCGCGGTGAGCGTCGGCGTCAGCGCCAGTGCCGCCCACTACCTGGTGGGCCTGGAGTGGCGGCAGGCGCTGATCATCGGCGCGGTGGTGTCGTCCACGGACGCGGCGGCCGTCTTCTCCGTCCTGCGCAGGATCCCGCTGCCCGCGCGCGTGACGGGCACCCTGGAGGCCGAGTCCGGCTTCAACGACGCCCCGGTCGTCATCCTGGTCGTCGCGTTCTCCACGGCGGGCCCGGTCGAGCACTGGTACGTGCTGCTCGGCGAGATAGCCCTGGAGCTGGCCATCGGAGCCGCGATCGGCCTGGCGGTCGGTTTCGCGGGCGCCTGGGGCCTCAGGCACGTCGCGCTGCCCGCCTCCGGCCTCTACCCGATCGCCGTGATGGCCATCGCCGTCACCGCGTACGCGGCGGGCGCCATGGCGCACGGCAGCGGCTTCCTGGGCGTCTACCTCGCCTCGATGGTCCTGGGCAACGCCAAGCTGCCGCACTGGCCCGCCACGCGCGGGTTCGCCGAAGGGCTCGGCTGGATCGCCCAGATCGGCATGTTCGTCCTGCTCGGCCTGCTGGTCACCCCGCACGAACTGGGCGACGACTTCCTGCCCGCCCTGATCATCGGCCTGGTCCTGACGATGGTCGCGCGCCCGCTGAGCGTCCTGCTGTGCCTGCTGCCGTTCCGGGTGCCCTGGCAGGAGCAGACGCTGATGTCCTGGGCGGGGCTGCGCGGCGCGGTGCCGATCATCCTGGCGACGATCCCCATGGTGAACGGCGTCGACGGCAACCGGCGCATCTTCAACATCGTCTTCGTCCTGGTCGTCGTCTACACGCTCGTGCAGGGGCCGACGCTGCCCTGGCTCGCGCGCAAGCTGCGCCTGGGCGACGGCAGCGAGGCGACCGACCTGGGCATCGAATCGGCGCCCCTGGAGCGGCTGCGCGGGCACCTGCTGTCCGTCGCGATCCCCGACGGGTCGAGGATGCACGGCGTCGAGGTCGGCGAACTGCGGCTGCCGGCCGGTGCGGCGGTCACGCTCGTCGTCCGGGACGACACGTCCTTCGTGCCGTCCCCGACGACCGTCCTGCGGCACGGCGACGAGCTCCTGGTCGTCGCCACCGACCCCGTGCGGGACGCGGCGGAGAAGCGCCTGCGCGCGGTCGGCCACGGCGGCAAGCTCGCCGGGTGGCTGGGGACGGGCGGAACGCGCTGA